One Glycine soja cultivar W05 chromosome 2, ASM419377v2, whole genome shotgun sequence genomic region harbors:
- the LOC114375743 gene encoding uncharacterized protein LOC114375743, whose product MLNGTNFKVWKEAVEIILGCMDLDLALRMERPISTLETSNVVKIEKWDQSNRMCLMIMKRSIPEAFRGSISEGQSAKKFLEEIEQYFSKNEKAETSNLLAKLISMKYKGKGNIRDNIMEMSNLASKLKSLKLEHGEDLLVHLVLISLPAHFGQFKVSYNTQKDKWSLNELISHCV is encoded by the coding sequence ATGCTCAATGGGACAAATTTTAAGGTCTGGAAGGAAGCCGTTGAAATTATTCTTGGTTGTATGGATTTGGACTTGGCATTGAGGATGGAACGACCCATTTCCACTCTGGAAACCTCTAATGTGGTAAAAATTGAGAAGTGGGATCAGTCCAATCGAATGTGCCTTATGATCATGAAGCGCTCTATTCCAGAGGCATTTCGGGGATCTATTTCTGAGGGTCAAAGTGCAAAAAAATTCCTTGAGGAAATTGAGCAATACTTttccaaaaatgaaaaagcGGAGACGAGTAACCTTTTGGCTAAACTCATCTCCATGAAGTATAAAGGCAAAGGGAACATAAGGGACAATATTATGGAGATGTCCAATCTTGCATCGAAACTCAAGTCACTTAAGTTGGAGCATGGTGAAGACCTGCTCGTGCACTTGGTTTTGATCTCGCTTCCTGCACactttgggcaattcaaagtgaGCTATAACACTCAAAAAGACAAATGGTCTCTCAATGAGCTTATATCTCACTGTGTGTAA
- the LOC114393251 gene encoding protein ALP1-like, whose amino-acid sequence MKVSKDYLNFQPCTLEGAEANKWRWFERCIGALDGTHIPVTVSPDERPRYRNRKGDVSTNVLAACGPDLRFIYVLPGWEGSAGDSRVLRDALRHQNKLEIPTGKYFLVDAGYTNGPGFLAPYRGTRYHLNEWIGNTPQSYKELFNLRHASARNAIERSFGILKKRWSILRTPSFFDIKTQIRIINACFVLHNFIRDEQQTDQVLEVQDLEFLSVVDEELVHQSREEVQNNVIDDITTIQATEEWTRFRDTLAMNMFANYQVRRNFA is encoded by the exons ATGAAAGTGAGCAAagactatttgaattttcaaccctGTACTTTAGAAGGTGCGGAAGCAAACAAGTGGAGATGGTTTGAG AGATGTATTGGAGCACTTGATGGGACTCATATTCCGGTTACAGTTTCTCCTGATGAGAGACCTAGATATCGTAATAGAAAGGGTGATGTCTCTACAAATGTGTTAGCTGCTTGTGGTCCAGATTTAAGGTTTATTTATGTGTTACCTGGGTGGGAAGGGTCTGCAGGAGATTCTCGAGTATTACGAGATGCATTACGTCATCAAAACAAACTTGAAATTCCAACTG GTAAGTATTTTCTTGTGGATGCGGGATATACCAATGGTCCGGGATTTTTAGCACCATATCGAGGGACTAGATATCATCTCAATGAGTGGATTGGAAACACCCCTCAAAGTTATAAGGAGTTATTTAATCTTCGTCATGCAAGTGCCCGAAATGCAATAGAAAGGTCATTTGGGATCTTGAAAAAAAGATGGAGTATATTAAGaactccttcattttttgataTAAAGACACAAATAAGAATTATCAATGCTTGTTTTGTGTTACACAATTTCATAAGAGACGAACAACAAACTGATCAAGTTTTAGAAGTTCAAGACTTAGAATTTTTATCTGTTGTTGATGAAGAGTTAGTCCATCAATCAAGGGAAGAAGTTCAAAATAATGTCATAGATGATATCACAACTATTCAAGCTACCGAGGAATGGACAAGATTTCGAGATACATTAGCTATGAATATGTTTGCTAACTATCAAGTTAGGAGAAACTTTGCTTAG
- the LOC114375753 gene encoding agamous-like MADS-box protein AGL80, with protein MARKKVDLAYISNPKKRKEVLKKRKNGLLKKVDEITTLCGIEACAIIYSPDEPEPQVWSSDQGVESVIFKFRGVSELTRNKRMFCQESLLRKNIIQVQGQLKKLRNENRMKEINLFMCQYFVGGNHLDKSNIIDLNDITFLADKKLEEITKKIEMLHVQEVTPTTENEEKP; from the exons ATGGCGAGAAAGAAGGTTGATCTTGCATACATAAGCAATCCCAAGAAGAGGAAGGAAGTattgaagaaaaggaaaaatg GTTTGCTAAAAAAGGTTGATGAAATCACTACCCTTTGTGGCATTGAGGCTTGTGCTATCATTTATAGTCCAGACGAACCTGAGCCTCAGGTTTGGTCATCTGACCAAGGAGTGGAAAGTGTGATTTTCAAGTTTAGGGGAGTTTCTGAATTGACACGAAACAAAAGAATGTTTTGTCAAGAGTCACTTTTAAGGAAAAACATAATCCAAGTGCAAGGGCAGCTCAAGAAACTCAGGAATGAAAATAGGATGAAGGAGATTAACCTTTTCATGTGTCAATACTTTGTTGGTGGTAACCACCTTGACAAGTCCAATATTATTGATCTGAATGATATCACATTCTTGGCTGATAAAAAGTTGGAGGAGATtacaaagaaaatagaaatgcTCCATGTCCAAGAGGTGACACCAACTACTGAAAATGAGGAGAAACCATGA